A single region of the Duganella sp. BuS-21 genome encodes:
- a CDS encoding DUF3422 domain-containing protein — MSLAYRATADFAKLNHPMRVPLSAEIHSRPFLQLQSPESITHFALYLQQDQPSRQNHRSSQHQILEQLCLHYGVAGPHEQARYFFHDFGRFRLKWECHTEFATYTFVERSEAGVDFHTAFARMPVQHVPQEWLAGLHGKIIVAAHILLCKDASDDGSFAASIRELYQGRSLVGSSGGGNAEVWTDFLIHPDGFSRFVVRDQNLREYQPGRLVGRMLEIETYRTMTLLGLPQAEATQPALNGIENELAELTATLVKNQANGDQDMLHRITSLAAQLEKISVNNSYRFAASQAYFNLVQSRIQELREVRIPGTPTLAEFMGRRLAPAMNTCTSVAQRQEGLAKRIARTNDLLRTRVGIEQELQNRKILQSLDARAAQQLRLQQAVEGLSVAAISYYTLGLVGYVGKALKASSVQVNPDMMTGIAVPLVIGAVWLGLRRLHHQLSGDAKH, encoded by the coding sequence ATGTCGCTCGCCTATCGTGCAACCGCCGATTTCGCCAAACTGAATCACCCGATGCGCGTGCCGCTATCGGCCGAAATCCACTCCCGCCCTTTCCTGCAACTGCAGTCTCCCGAAAGCATCACCCACTTCGCGCTGTACCTGCAGCAGGACCAGCCTTCGCGCCAGAATCATCGCAGCAGCCAGCACCAGATACTGGAGCAACTTTGCCTGCACTACGGCGTGGCCGGCCCGCACGAGCAGGCGCGCTACTTCTTCCATGACTTCGGCCGCTTCCGCCTGAAGTGGGAATGCCACACCGAATTCGCCACCTACACCTTCGTCGAGCGCAGCGAAGCGGGCGTGGACTTCCACACCGCTTTCGCGCGCATGCCGGTGCAGCACGTGCCGCAGGAATGGCTGGCCGGCCTGCACGGCAAGATCATCGTCGCCGCCCACATCCTGCTGTGCAAGGACGCGTCGGACGACGGCAGCTTCGCCGCCAGCATCCGCGAACTGTATCAAGGCCGCTCGCTGGTAGGCAGCAGCGGCGGCGGCAACGCCGAAGTATGGACCGACTTCCTGATCCATCCTGATGGCTTCAGCCGCTTCGTGGTGCGCGACCAGAACCTGCGCGAATACCAACCCGGCCGCCTGGTCGGCCGCATGCTGGAAATCGAAACCTACCGCACCATGACGCTGCTTGGCCTGCCGCAGGCCGAAGCCACGCAGCCGGCGCTGAACGGCATCGAAAACGAACTGGCCGAACTCACGGCCACGCTGGTGAAGAACCAGGCCAACGGCGACCAGGACATGCTGCACCGGATCACCAGCCTGGCCGCGCAACTGGAGAAAATCTCGGTCAACAACAGCTACCGTTTCGCCGCCTCGCAGGCTTATTTCAACCTGGTGCAGTCGCGCATTCAGGAACTGCGCGAAGTACGCATTCCCGGCACGCCGACGCTGGCCGAGTTCATGGGCCGCCGCCTGGCGCCGGCCATGAACACCTGCACCTCGGTGGCGCAGCGGCAGGAAGGACTGGCGAAACGTATCGCCCGCACCAACGACCTGCTGCGCACGCGCGTCGGCATCGAACAGGAACTGCAAAACCGCAAAATCCTGCAATCGCTCGACGCGCGCGCGGCCCAGCAACTGCGCCTGCAGCAGGCGGTGGAAGGCCTGTCGGTTGCGGCCATCTCGTACTACACGCTGGGATTGGTGGGCTACGTGGGCAAGGCGCTGAAGGCCAGCAGCGTGCAGGTCAACCCGGACATGATGACCGGCATCGCCGTGCCGCTGGTGATCGGCGCCGTGTGGCTGGGCCTACGCCGCCTGCATCACCAGTTATCGGGCGACGCTAAGCATTAA
- a CDS encoding DinB family protein produces MSTPEYFALLARYNADMNRKLYEAAAQLPPEEFTADRKAFFGSLCGTLSHLLAGDTIWLKRFSTHPACFPALQAMQAIAQPSGLTHSFGDALPALRSYREQLDAIISAWAPQLTEADLAHAFEYRSTRGDVYRKHFGSVLLHFFNHQTHHRGQASTLLSQAGIDIGVTDLLLWVPDAIT; encoded by the coding sequence ATGAGCACACCTGAATACTTCGCCCTGCTGGCGCGCTACAACGCCGACATGAACCGCAAGCTGTACGAAGCGGCGGCCCAGCTGCCGCCGGAAGAATTCACCGCCGACCGCAAGGCCTTCTTCGGATCGCTATGCGGAACACTGAGCCACCTGCTGGCGGGCGACACCATCTGGCTCAAGCGCTTCAGCACCCATCCAGCTTGCTTTCCGGCGCTGCAGGCCATGCAAGCGATCGCGCAGCCCAGCGGCCTGACGCACTCCTTCGGCGACGCCCTGCCGGCGCTGCGCAGCTACCGCGAGCAGCTGGACGCCATTATCAGCGCATGGGCGCCGCAGCTGACGGAAGCGGACCTGGCGCACGCCTTCGAATACCGCAGCACGCGCGGCGACGTCTATCGCAAGCACTTCGGCAGCGTGCTGCTGCACTTCTTCAATCACCAGACGCATCATCGGGGACAAGCCAGCACGCTGCTATCGCAAGCGGGCATCGACATCGGCGTCACCGATCTGCTGCTGTGGGTACCGGATGCCATCACTTAG